A DNA window from Pseudodesulfovibrio thermohalotolerans contains the following coding sequences:
- the bamA gene encoding outer membrane protein assembly factor BamA, which translates to MLSNFVRGLAMGVVATLVLYASGVALAAEKLNQDVSVAVLPFEVNAGEDLSYLRESLPELLKDRLVEAGFKVVDPKEVARLIAEKGYTRFDPQKARELALASGAQFSVYGVLNQIGEDLAIDGRLVDAYADDTGKKISVTKKGLINLLPAVDALVDRMRMDLLRLDIVAKVDVEGTKVLDKDVVLMRMTMQKGDMITGKAINTALKNVYDLGYFDDVRVKVEDAEDGKNVIFVVKEKPRIQAIGVRGAKEIDADDILEAVSTKKGSVTNPKVLSDDIRVIREMYRKEGYYKANVTQEIEDAGSGVARLTFVIDEGPQLYIENVVIDGAKQLDPDDIKDVLALKERGWLSWIDDSGVLKEELLERDAAAIMAFYQSKGFLAAKVGQPEVEIKDDGIDVIYKVWEGDRYKMGETSFTGDLIDDPAKLLQVTEIDQLKENDEYFDRLILKHDVSALTNYYNNYGYAYADVGVKLDDDPETKIVNVVYNVSKHQRVHIRRVLIEGNTVTRDNVILREMRLADGDQFSGKKLKRSSQRLTNLDFFEKVDIAPVPTGNPEEMDLVVKVKDKATGKISGGLGYSTYDGVFFGGEISEKNLFGRGYDVGFNGQIGGSTTKYVLYFTNPRINDTDLGFGLQAYNRSTEYNQYTLDGTGGDLNFFYPIGEYTRLRWNYGLESYKIKDVDDDASQDVKDDEGEHLASVLSASVSRDTRDNFRDTTSGTKTTLTIYFGGGPLGGTDDFVKYIGEYEWWQPVFEQVVFHSKFWAGYLHKNFGGDEVPTAQRFDIGGVYTVRGYSNYGISPTEGPTSNSSVGGNKAFYTNLELKRPISKELGIVALGFFDAGNSWQEGEEWFESVERGDVGKPSFGLYKSVGVGINWYSPIGPVGLIYAYALDDLDDSKQHTVELIMGQQF; encoded by the coding sequence ATGCTCAGTAATTTTGTTCGCGGACTGGCGATGGGGGTAGTCGCCACACTCGTCCTGTATGCCTCCGGAGTCGCACTCGCCGCCGAAAAACTCAACCAGGACGTTTCTGTCGCTGTCCTGCCCTTCGAAGTCAACGCGGGGGAGGATTTAAGCTATCTCAGAGAGAGTCTTCCCGAACTCCTGAAGGATCGATTGGTCGAGGCGGGCTTCAAGGTCGTCGACCCCAAGGAAGTCGCCCGTTTGATCGCCGAAAAGGGATACACCCGGTTTGATCCCCAAAAGGCCCGCGAACTGGCCCTCGCGTCCGGAGCCCAATTCTCCGTTTATGGTGTCTTGAATCAGATAGGTGAGGACCTGGCCATTGATGGCCGCCTGGTTGACGCCTACGCCGACGATACCGGCAAGAAAATTTCCGTTACAAAAAAAGGGCTTATCAACCTTCTGCCCGCAGTCGACGCCCTGGTAGACCGGATGCGTATGGACCTCCTGCGTCTCGACATTGTCGCGAAAGTCGACGTTGAAGGCACCAAGGTCCTGGACAAGGACGTGGTCCTTATGCGCATGACCATGCAGAAGGGCGACATGATTACCGGTAAGGCTATCAATACTGCTCTGAAAAATGTATATGATCTCGGATATTTTGATGATGTTCGAGTGAAAGTCGAGGATGCCGAGGACGGTAAGAACGTCATCTTCGTCGTCAAGGAAAAGCCGCGTATCCAGGCTATCGGCGTGCGCGGGGCCAAGGAGATCGACGCTGACGACATTCTTGAGGCCGTGTCCACCAAGAAGGGCAGCGTCACCAACCCCAAGGTCCTGTCTGACGACATCCGCGTCATTCGCGAGATGTACCGCAAGGAAGGCTACTACAAGGCCAATGTCACCCAGGAGATCGAAGACGCGGGCTCCGGCGTCGCCCGTCTGACTTTCGTTATAGACGAGGGGCCGCAGCTCTACATTGAAAATGTTGTCATCGACGGTGCCAAACAGCTCGACCCGGATGACATCAAGGATGTTCTCGCATTGAAGGAACGCGGCTGGCTTTCCTGGATTGACGATTCCGGCGTCCTCAAGGAGGAGCTCCTGGAACGTGACGCCGCCGCCATCATGGCTTTCTATCAGTCCAAGGGCTTTTTGGCCGCCAAAGTTGGCCAGCCCGAGGTGGAGATCAAGGACGACGGCATCGACGTCATCTACAAGGTCTGGGAGGGCGATCGCTACAAGATGGGCGAGACTTCCTTTACCGGCGACCTCATCGACGATCCGGCCAAGCTTCTGCAGGTAACCGAGATCGATCAGCTCAAGGAAAATGACGAGTACTTCGACCGCCTCATCCTCAAGCACGACGTTTCCGCCCTCACCAATTATTACAACAATTACGGTTATGCCTATGCCGACGTCGGTGTGAAACTCGACGACGATCCCGAGACCAAGATCGTCAATGTCGTCTACAACGTCAGCAAGCACCAGCGCGTGCATATCCGACGAGTGCTTATCGAGGGCAATACGGTCACCAGGGACAACGTCATCCTGCGCGAGATGCGTCTTGCCGACGGAGACCAGTTCAGCGGCAAGAAATTGAAGCGTTCGAGCCAGCGTTTGACCAACCTTGATTTCTTCGAAAAGGTAGACATAGCCCCGGTGCCCACCGGCAACCCCGAGGAAATGGACTTGGTGGTCAAGGTCAAGGACAAGGCCACCGGAAAGATCAGCGGCGGTCTCGGGTATTCGACCTATGACGGCGTCTTTTTCGGCGGCGAAATCTCCGAAAAAAACCTGTTCGGCCGCGGGTATGATGTCGGTTTCAACGGGCAGATCGGCGGTTCCACCACCAAATACGTCCTGTATTTCACCAACCCGCGCATCAACGATACCGACCTCGGTTTTGGTCTCCAGGCCTACAATCGTTCAACCGAGTACAATCAATACACCCTGGACGGCACTGGCGGGGACCTGAACTTCTTCTATCCCATCGGCGAATATACTAGACTTCGTTGGAACTACGGTCTTGAATCCTATAAGATCAAGGATGTCGACGATGACGCCTCCCAGGATGTCAAGGACGACGAAGGCGAGCACCTTGCCTCGGTCTTGAGCGCCTCCGTCTCGCGTGATACCCGGGACAATTTTCGGGATACCACCTCCGGCACCAAGACGACCTTGACCATATACTTTGGCGGCGGCCCCTTGGGCGGCACTGATGACTTCGTCAAGTACATCGGCGAGTACGAGTGGTGGCAGCCCGTGTTCGAGCAAGTCGTTTTCCATTCCAAGTTCTGGGCTGGTTACCTGCACAAAAACTTCGGAGGAGATGAAGTTCCCACCGCTCAGCGGTTTGATATCGGCGGTGTATATACTGTCCGCGGTTATTCCAACTACGGCATTTCGCCGACGGAAGGGCCGACTTCCAACTCGTCCGTGGGCGGCAACAAGGCGTTTTACACGAACCTCGAACTCAAGCGTCCCATCAGCAAGGAACTCGGCATCGTGGCCTTGGGCTTCTTCGATGCGGGTAACTCCTGGCAGGAAGGGGAAGAGTGGTTCGAGTCCGTTGAGCGCGGCGATGTCGGTAAACCTTCCTTCGGCCTCTACAAGAGCGTCGGCGTCGGCATCAACTGGTATTCCCCCATCGGTCCCGTGGGTCTCATCTATGCATATGCCCTGGACGACCTGGACGACTCGAAGCAGCATACTGTCGAGTTGATCATGGGGCAGCAGTTTTAA
- the fabZ gene encoding 3-hydroxyacyl-ACP dehydratase FabZ, which translates to MSNQFPLDIRKIMEMLPHRYPFLLVDRVLEIEPGVRLKAMKNVTMNEEFFQGHFPGLPVMPGVLQLEALAQTGAVFVMSSFDEPLGDKVFLFTGLDKVKFRRPVVPGDQLILKVEFLKQKLNIWKMRGVAEVEGQVACQGEFSAAIASKGDM; encoded by the coding sequence ATGAGTAACCAATTCCCTCTCGACATACGAAAGATCATGGAAATGCTGCCGCACAGGTATCCGTTTCTGTTGGTCGATCGCGTTTTGGAGATTGAGCCTGGAGTACGGCTCAAGGCCATGAAGAACGTGACCATGAACGAGGAATTCTTCCAGGGGCATTTCCCCGGCCTGCCCGTCATGCCGGGCGTGCTTCAGTTGGAGGCTCTGGCCCAAACCGGGGCGGTCTTCGTCATGAGTTCCTTTGACGAGCCCCTGGGCGACAAGGTTTTCCTCTTCACCGGCCTGGACAAGGTCAAGTTCCGCAGGCCTGTTGTTCCGGGCGATCAGCTCATCCTCAAGGTCGAATTCCTGAAACAAAAGTTGAACATTTGGAAGATGCGCGGTGTTGCCGAAGTGGAGGGCCAGGTGGCCTGCCAGGGCGAATTCTCCGCCGCCATCGCCAGCAAGGGGGACATGTAA
- the lpxD gene encoding UDP-3-O-(3-hydroxymyristoyl)glucosamine N-acyltransferase yields the protein MSIKLSALAEKLGLEYTGADRDIDGVNTLEKAGPGDLSFLVNPKYLQQLETTNAGCVLTSGSYAHKAQCALVSENVYMDLARVVNVFARPQGCLTGTHELAFVHPDAEVADSATIYPFAFVGAGAKIGEETVIFAGAYVGEETVIGDRCILYPNSVVMGGLSLGNNVILQPGAVLGGDGYGYAQTPLGHMKIPQIGTVRVEDDVEIGSNSAIDRAALDTTHVGRGTKIDNLVQIGHNVEIGEHCLIIGQTGIGGSTVVGNGVVLAGQTGVPDNVRIGDGAMVAAQSGILGNVEPGSRLAGSPAMPAKTFLKAAGVCLPKLPEFYKRVKKLEKELAALKAASGVSDE from the coding sequence ATGTCCATCAAGCTGTCCGCCCTGGCCGAGAAGCTCGGGCTCGAATACACCGGCGCGGATAGGGATATTGACGGGGTGAACACCCTGGAAAAGGCCGGACCCGGCGATCTGTCGTTCCTGGTCAATCCCAAGTATCTGCAACAGCTGGAAACCACCAATGCCGGATGTGTCCTCACATCCGGCTCTTATGCCCACAAGGCCCAGTGCGCGCTCGTCAGCGAAAATGTGTACATGGATCTTGCGCGGGTGGTGAATGTTTTCGCGCGTCCCCAGGGGTGCCTGACCGGGACGCACGAGCTGGCCTTTGTCCATCCTGATGCCGAGGTGGCCGATTCGGCCACGATCTATCCCTTCGCCTTTGTGGGGGCGGGGGCGAAGATCGGCGAAGAAACCGTGATTTTCGCCGGTGCCTATGTCGGCGAAGAAACCGTTATCGGCGATCGGTGTATCCTCTACCCGAACAGCGTTGTCATGGGCGGTTTGTCTCTTGGCAACAACGTTATTCTTCAGCCCGGCGCGGTTCTTGGAGGCGACGGTTACGGCTACGCCCAGACGCCGCTCGGACACATGAAGATTCCGCAGATCGGCACGGTTCGCGTTGAAGACGACGTGGAAATCGGTTCCAACTCCGCCATTGATCGCGCCGCATTGGACACCACGCACGTTGGACGTGGGACAAAAATCGACAATCTTGTCCAGATCGGCCATAATGTTGAAATAGGCGAACATTGCCTTATTATCGGGCAGACCGGCATCGGCGGTTCCACCGTGGTCGGAAACGGCGTGGTCCTGGCTGGCCAGACCGGCGTGCCGGATAACGTCAGGATCGGTGACGGGGCCATGGTTGCCGCTCAGAGCGGCATCCTCGGCAATGTGGAGCCCGGCAGCAGGCTCGCGGGCAGTCCCGCCATGCCCGCCAAAACGTTTCTCAAGGCTGCGGGCGTTTGCTTGCCCAAGCTTCCTGAGTTTTACAAGCGAGTAAAGAAATTGGAAAAAGAATTGGCTGCCCTGAAGGCGGCATCGGGAGTGAGCGATGAGTAA
- a CDS encoding ABC transporter ATP-binding protein, with the protein MSREAIYQLIDVSKEFDGPSEVVRVLRGIDLEIRRGESLAILGASGSGKTTLLHMLGTLDAVSGGKIFLNGVDLGTLGDRERAELRNKEIGFVFQFHHLLPEFSTLENVAMPAFIAGKGRNEGLRMAKEALDMVGLAHRLEHKVTTLSGGERQRAAIARAILLRPKVLLADEPTGNLEEENGARIGRLLTSLNNELGMTFVVVTHNPELAAMMHRRVELRSGELYAQ; encoded by the coding sequence ATGAGTAGGGAGGCGATATACCAATTGATTGACGTTAGTAAGGAGTTCGATGGGCCGTCCGAAGTAGTCCGCGTTCTGCGTGGAATCGATCTTGAAATACGCAGGGGAGAATCTCTGGCTATTTTGGGGGCGTCCGGCTCAGGCAAGACCACGCTGCTGCATATGCTCGGCACGTTGGATGCCGTGTCCGGCGGAAAGATTTTTTTGAATGGCGTCGACCTCGGCACGCTGGGGGACAGGGAAAGGGCGGAACTGCGGAACAAGGAAATCGGATTCGTGTTTCAGTTTCATCATCTCCTGCCTGAATTTTCCACGCTGGAGAATGTCGCCATGCCCGCTTTCATCGCCGGGAAGGGGCGCAACGAAGGGTTGCGCATGGCAAAGGAGGCGCTCGACATGGTTGGGCTTGCTCACAGGCTTGAACACAAGGTAACGACTCTGTCGGGCGGAGAACGACAGCGGGCTGCTATTGCACGAGCCATCCTTCTTCGTCCCAAGGTTCTTCTTGCCGACGAGCCGACGGGCAATCTCGAAGAGGAGAACGGTGCCAGAATTGGCCGCTTGCTGACCTCACTAAATAATGAATTGGGTATGACCTTCGTTGTCGTTACACATAATCCGGAACTCGCAGCGATGATGCATCGGCGCGTCGAACTGCGTTCAGGGGAACTCTATGCTCAGTAA
- a CDS encoding lipoprotein-releasing ABC transporter permease subunit, with amino-acid sequence MRFETFVALRYLFALRKQSFISVISLFAVCGVAIGVGALIVVIGVMNGFSTDLRDKILGVNAHILITSLRGGIGEYQELADEAKKVPGVTGVTPFVYSEVMLSTRTGVKGVVLRGIDPSTSGSVLSLSKDMVSGDVNRLNDNGDFPGIIIGSELAKRLGLTEGSLVNLLSPSGRSSSAGFTPKVRRFVVAGVFRTGMFEYDSSMGYVSIPAARQLLGFKGDVVSGLEISVDDVYNVKKISSDLRERVSSFTVYVRNWQDMNANLFAALELEKTAMFIILAMIVLVGSFSIVTTLVMLVIQKTKDIAVLMSLGADMRSIRNIFMLQGTFIGFAGTFFGFLIGVPLSLLLKEYQFIKLPSNVYPVDYLPVRLEALDLFTIGAAAFLLCFVATIYPARRAAALSPSEALRYE; translated from the coding sequence ATGCGCTTTGAGACATTCGTCGCACTGAGATACCTGTTCGCACTGCGCAAGCAGTCGTTCATTTCCGTCATATCGCTGTTTGCTGTGTGCGGGGTGGCCATAGGCGTTGGCGCGCTGATCGTGGTCATTGGGGTGATGAACGGGTTCTCGACTGACCTTCGCGACAAGATTCTCGGGGTCAACGCGCACATCCTGATTACGTCGTTGCGTGGCGGCATAGGCGAATATCAGGAACTGGCGGACGAAGCGAAAAAGGTTCCGGGCGTCACTGGAGTGACGCCCTTCGTCTATTCTGAGGTCATGCTTTCCACCCGCACAGGGGTCAAGGGCGTGGTTCTTCGCGGCATCGATCCGTCCACTTCGGGGTCCGTCCTGTCCTTGTCCAAGGATATGGTCAGCGGGGATGTAAACCGGCTCAACGACAACGGGGACTTTCCCGGAATCATCATCGGTTCCGAGCTGGCGAAACGACTCGGGCTCACCGAGGGCTCTCTGGTCAATCTGCTTTCGCCGTCTGGCAGGAGCAGTTCGGCCGGGTTTACGCCCAAGGTGCGCCGTTTCGTCGTGGCCGGCGTTTTCCGCACCGGCATGTTCGAATACGATTCCTCCATGGGATATGTAAGCATTCCCGCCGCCCGTCAATTGCTTGGCTTCAAGGGCGATGTGGTCTCGGGGCTGGAAATCAGCGTGGACGATGTCTACAACGTGAAGAAGATTTCCAGCGACCTGCGCGAACGGGTCTCGTCCTTTACGGTCTATGTGCGCAACTGGCAGGATATGAACGCCAATCTTTTCGCCGCGTTGGAGCTTGAGAAAACGGCCATGTTCATCATCCTGGCCATGATCGTCCTGGTCGGATCGTTCAGTATTGTCACCACGCTGGTCATGCTGGTCATCCAGAAGACCAAGGACATCGCCGTACTCATGTCCCTTGGGGCCGACATGCGGAGCATTCGCAACATCTTCATGCTTCAGGGGACGTTCATCGGCTTTGCCGGAACGTTCTTCGGTTTCCTCATCGGCGTGCCACTCAGCCTGCTTCTCAAGGAGTATCAGTTCATCAAGCTGCCGAGCAACGTCTACCCCGTGGACTATCTGCCTGTCCGACTGGAAGCTCTCGACCTTTTCACCATCGGCGCAGCCGCCTTCCTGCTCTGTTTTGTGGCCACTATTTATCCCGCCCGGCGGGCGGCGGCTCTGAGCCCTTCGGAGGCCTTGCGTTATGAGTAG
- a CDS encoding OmpH family outer membrane protein has protein sequence MKKISLFAVCFVFLLQSVAFAETKIAVFDTKVVMMKSAYGKEVSEKLNAKFNARGVQLKKEREDLEKLKMQIDSNAFEGKTLQDKVTELRRRGRDWNEDFSVYQKAIQAEQNELGKPVLAKLEKIVLDYCTTHGYSIAFDKHTPGLAFIADGLDITDALVKELDKAKKAGK, from the coding sequence ATGAAAAAAATCAGTCTGTTTGCCGTTTGCTTCGTCTTTCTGCTTCAGTCCGTGGCTTTTGCCGAGACCAAGATCGCGGTTTTCGACACCAAGGTGGTCATGATGAAGTCCGCTTACGGAAAAGAAGTCAGCGAAAAGCTCAACGCCAAGTTCAACGCCCGCGGCGTTCAGCTTAAGAAGGAGCGGGAAGATCTGGAGAAGCTCAAAATGCAGATCGACAGCAATGCCTTCGAGGGCAAGACCCTGCAGGACAAAGTGACCGAGCTTCGCCGTCGCGGCCGCGACTGGAATGAGGATTTCTCCGTCTACCAGAAGGCCATCCAGGCCGAGCAGAATGAGTTGGGCAAGCCTGTCCTCGCAAAGCTGGAGAAGATTGTTCTGGATTACTGCACCACTCACGGCTACTCCATCGCCTTCGACAAGCACACCCCCGGTTTGGCTTTCATCGCCGATGGCCTGGACATCACCGACGCGCTTGTCAAGGAACTCGACAAAGCCAAAAAGGCCGGAAAATAA
- the lysS gene encoding lysine--tRNA ligase yields the protein MLEALQAKDELNSVIKTRVEKACLLLDSGIDLYPNNFRRDTEIKSIWDRYGETDGEALDGLDEQFTIAGRVVSYRSFGKVTFFHMQDRSGSIQVYAARDELGPEGYQFFKKTDIGDIVGVTGSLFRTKTGELTIRTEHFQLVTKSMRPLPEKYHGLKDVETRYRQRYVDLIVTPRTKEIFQARTAIIRELRDILDEKGFMEVETPMMQAIPGGATAKPFETYHNALDMKLYMRIAPELYLKRLLVGGFERVYEINRNFRNEGISTQHNPEFTMLEFYWAYATFEDLMDLTEEIFSRIAEKVTGSSVVPYQGEMIDLSVGAWTRMPFHESLEKIGGVSPEVYTDYEKCAALVKEKGEKVITGEKLGKLQAKLFDLLVEPKLVQPHFIYHYPTDISPLSRRNEKNPEITDRFELFMTGRELANAFSELNDPVDQRGRFEIQVQEKEAGDEEAHFMDEDYVRALEYGMPPAAGQGIGIDRLVMLLTDSASIREVILFPLLRPEAG from the coding sequence ATGCTTGAGGCCCTCCAGGCCAAGGACGAACTCAACTCCGTTATCAAGACGCGTGTCGAGAAGGCGTGCCTGCTGTTGGACAGCGGCATCGATCTGTACCCCAACAATTTCCGCAGAGATACGGAAATCAAATCCATCTGGGATCGGTACGGGGAGACGGACGGCGAAGCCTTGGACGGCCTGGACGAACAGTTCACTATTGCCGGACGCGTGGTTTCCTACCGTTCTTTCGGTAAGGTCACCTTCTTTCATATGCAGGACCGCAGCGGCAGCATTCAGGTCTACGCGGCCCGCGACGAGCTCGGTCCCGAAGGATACCAATTCTTCAAAAAAACTGACATAGGCGACATCGTCGGCGTGACCGGCTCCCTGTTCAGGACCAAGACGGGCGAGTTGACCATCCGGACGGAACATTTTCAGTTGGTGACCAAGTCCATGCGTCCCCTGCCCGAGAAATACCACGGGTTGAAGGATGTGGAGACCCGGTACCGCCAGCGCTACGTTGACCTCATCGTCACGCCCCGGACCAAGGAGATTTTTCAGGCCCGCACGGCAATTATCCGCGAGTTGAGGGACATTCTGGACGAGAAGGGTTTCATGGAAGTGGAAACCCCCATGATGCAGGCCATCCCCGGTGGTGCCACTGCCAAGCCCTTTGAGACCTACCATAACGCCCTGGACATGAAGCTCTACATGCGCATCGCGCCGGAGCTTTACCTCAAGCGGCTTCTGGTGGGCGGGTTCGAGCGCGTCTACGAGATCAACCGCAACTTCCGCAACGAAGGCATTTCCACCCAGCACAATCCCGAGTTTACCATGCTCGAATTCTACTGGGCGTACGCAACCTTCGAAGACCTCATGGATTTGACCGAAGAGATTTTCTCTCGCATAGCCGAGAAGGTCACAGGCTCCTCCGTGGTCCCGTATCAGGGCGAGATGATCGACCTGTCCGTGGGGGCCTGGACCCGGATGCCCTTCCACGAATCTCTGGAGAAGATCGGTGGGGTGTCTCCCGAGGTCTACACGGACTACGAGAAGTGTGCGGCGTTGGTGAAGGAGAAGGGCGAAAAGGTCATCACCGGCGAGAAGCTGGGCAAACTACAAGCCAAGCTTTTCGACCTTTTGGTCGAGCCCAAGCTGGTTCAGCCTCACTTCATCTATCATTATCCGACGGATATTTCGCCGTTGTCTCGCAGAAACGAGAAAAACCCCGAGATCACGGATCGTTTCGAGTTGTTCATGACCGGCCGCGAGCTGGCCAATGCCTTTTCCGAACTCAACGATCCCGTCGACCAGCGCGGTCGTTTCGAGATCCAGGTCCAGGAGAAGGAGGCCGGAGACGAAGAGGCCCATTTCATGGATGAAGATTACGTCCGCGCTCTTGAATACGGTATGCCTCCGGCGGCCGGTCAGGGCATCGGCATCGATCGGCTGGTCATGCTGCTCACGGACAGCGCCTCCATCCGCGAGGTCATTCTCTTCCCGCTCCTCAGGCCGGAGGCGGGGTAG
- the lpxA gene encoding acyl-ACP--UDP-N-acetylglucosamine O-acyltransferase yields the protein MSNLIHPTAVIDPSAELGADVRIAPYVVVGADTKIGDGTFLEAHCVIQANTELGRNNHVHPHAVIGGEPQHAAFKGEKTFTRIGDDNIIRECVTIHRGTVQGVQETVIGSGCMFMAYSHVAHDCKIGDHVILANAVQLAGHVEVGRNVIISGMSAVQQFIRIGEYSFLGGASGYKLDVPPFMLAHGVRGMLFGPNLIGLKRNGFDSATCKALKKAYKIIFRSGLTKEQSLAQVEEEIQGIPSVDRLIAFIRESKNGVVPDHKQRSANGH from the coding sequence ATGTCCAATCTGATTCATCCCACCGCCGTCATTGATCCTTCGGCGGAACTGGGAGCCGACGTTCGGATTGCCCCGTACGTCGTTGTGGGTGCCGACACCAAAATCGGTGACGGCACCTTCCTGGAGGCCCATTGCGTCATCCAGGCCAACACCGAACTCGGCCGGAACAACCATGTTCATCCCCACGCCGTTATCGGCGGAGAGCCTCAGCACGCCGCATTCAAAGGGGAAAAGACCTTTACCCGCATCGGCGACGACAACATCATTCGCGAGTGCGTGACCATCCATCGCGGCACCGTGCAGGGCGTGCAGGAAACTGTTATCGGTTCCGGCTGCATGTTCATGGCGTATTCGCACGTTGCCCATGACTGCAAGATCGGCGACCATGTCATCCTGGCCAACGCCGTGCAGTTGGCCGGACACGTGGAAGTGGGGCGCAACGTCATCATCTCCGGCATGTCCGCCGTCCAGCAATTCATCCGCATCGGCGAATATTCCTTCCTTGGCGGAGCCAGCGGCTACAAGCTCGATGTGCCGCCGTTCATGTTGGCCCACGGCGTCCGCGGGATGTTGTTCGGCCCCAATCTCATCGGTCTCAAGCGCAACGGTTTCGATTCCGCCACCTGCAAGGCTTTGAAAAAAGCCTACAAGATCATCTTCCGCTCCGGTCTGACCAAGGAGCAAAGTCTGGCCCAGGTAGAAGAGGAGATTCAGGGAATTCCGTCCGTTGACCGCCTCATCGCCTTCATTCGCGAGAGCAAGAACGGCGTGGTGCCCGATCACAAGCAGCGCTCCGCAAACGGCCACTAA